The genomic DNA ActcttattcccagtttccacagTTTCCACAGTCTCCACTAGAAACCCCTCGGAccacaacccccccccccccccccttttggCAGGcacacatgaaaaaaaaagaaacacttgcatttttagagtctcgctgCTAATGGAGTGAGActaacaagtaggcggggactCTATTAAGCAGCTAGGGTTTCTTTGTGgttctttttctcttctacTTTCTTACAGAAGAAGCCGGGGGTTATATTCATGGAAGCCAGAGGAAATCCCCGGACCCTCAGACCTTAATGACTGCCCTGGATAAGTCCTTATATATCTCCattgtttattagccaatcacagtGCTCCACTCTTTGAAATATGTGCATTTTATTTCCTCACTTTTaccctgtgtttaacaaaaacTACATTACTCTCAGCCAACAagattcaagaaattttttcatgtatattctTATAATTATTGGTGATTAATAAAGCTGGAGTCGTATCTTTTCAGATGTGAAAGAAACTGTTGTCAAATGATTATATACTGTACTGTaatgaattaattattattgatttatttcaaaaaatatcTGTTGATTAACAGGTTTTTGAAGTAGGATTGGGCCTTGTGAATGTAGTTGTGAATCATCTACCATGGTTTTTCCAATATGTACTCTGTTAGGTCCAGTATAAGGGGCGAGGTCATGATTCCATTTCACCATTTAGCGGTGTGTCAgagttttgataaaattatatCAAAATATCTTGAGTTCCTGAATAGACCATTTCAaggttttttcaatttttgactttGGCCAGTCAGCTTTTCCATCAACACCACCTCAAAGAGTGCCTTGAAATCAGTAAAGTTGCAAAGATGAGCAGTTTAAAAACTTACAAAGATATGGCTCTGCAAAGTTGCAGAACTTTTAGGAGATGGTATGGTTGGGATGACATTTTTTGCTTCCCCAACACTCCaatatctataaaaaaaaattaatgactttACAGAGATATTATAATCTATATTCCCTCACATTAAGGCGCTCTATTTGGTAGTGTTGATAAAGTTTCACTAATTGGTCCATGTcataaattgaaaaaagcatTAAAGGGTTTCCCTTTTTAAGAACTTAACAGACACGCACAGAGCATAGATGAGCAAAATGGAAGAAGATTTAAAAATGAATTGCGTTAAGTTATACTTAGAAAACCTTGAACTGGCTTTTGTATCTTAATTGTaagaaaatataatattattatgtgAAAATCACCTTCATTTAGGTCTGTAGCTTCTAGTTTGACAACAAATGACTGTTGTTTCTCcaggttaaccctttaaaccccaatagccacatacaaattctccaaactggtctctatacatttccttataaagtgttgagagaatttgataaaagatcaaagcattttctcttaggtgatcaatttattaattcttataacctaATCACTGGAAGATCCATGGAtatggttaggagaaaatttatgttggtcaccattgggactaaAAGGGTTAAATTGTGGTGGTTTCATAATGTAGCTACATGTAAACAAATCCCTGCCAAACAGTACAAGCTAGGCCCTTAATAGAAGGACTCAATTTACAGTGCAATGTGCCTTACTGTTGCCACTCAACAAAAAGTTAGTCATTAAGTGATTACCAACTTTTCAGATGGGCTTGCATTCTTGATAAGCTACTAAAAAAGAATATTGAGATAGAATATGATTTTGTCAATTATTTATCCACATTTTCATCATTAATATGTGTACAAGTATCAAAGTGTCTTGATAATTTGTCTATTTGTCACAATTTGTAATTTAGTCATCCAATGAATTTGCCTGATGCTCTTTGCCATTCCTCAGTGCCAATTTTTAGTCAGTCTTGAATACACCATTCAAGGTATTAATTACTTCGTCATGAAAACAAATAAGGGAAGGAACCATCATTGGCAGTCTGGTTAGAATAAGGATAAAATTTGGTCAACGGAAACacaaattgaaataaatttgaaagcaaCCTTGGGACCTTTAAAGCCATCCATAAATTGGTTTGTTACTTTTCAGTCCAGTAAAGAATCGTGAATCAAACTCATTAGAGGAAGGCAAAGTTGCAGATAAACAAACTAGTGCATTAGGTTTGTCTGACTAATAAAACGTCATTAACCTGAAAAGGCATTTTGTTGTTTGGCCACAGTATAGACATAGGGCACTTTTAATAGGACACTGGGTGAAAAATAACGCTCATATTAATTTAAGTATAAGTTAGACAATGCTGTGCTCTTGCAATGCCTTGTTACCTGTGCGACTCAATTTGGCCTTTTGGCAAGGAGGAGATGTTAGTTTTCCCTTAACCTATTCAGAGATTAGGGGCTCCTACTGTTTTTCTTATATTCCAGCCTTGATGCAAGTATTTTGACATCACCATCTTATTGCTTGTGTCATTTACATTCAGTTAGCTGGGAGTTGAAtctagcctgcaccacagaccAAACTAAACCTTTGGTTGCAGTGTAAGTCTGTCTGCAAGCCAGCATCAACATCCTCTTTCTGGGAGACCACCTGTGTAAGCGGATATTAGATTACCTTGCATTGTGTTTGTTGTTGATAAACTTGCATAGAGGCAAGTACACCATTATCTGTAATAGATAGCACATGGCTATGGTCTTTCGTTAGAGGTAACTGTACTTAGAAACTCCCAGGGGAAACAAATATGGCTTGACTTCGCAAGGGTTTGGTTTAGTAGGAAAATAGTTGCTGAAATTTAAATTAGTGTATTAAAGTTTGAGTTGAGGGGTTTTACTGCACTTGCAAGATCAGGCAAGCTGAAAATGCCTTTAGGCTGGCTTTTTTCCCATGATTTTAACTGACATGTATTTTTTTCATCAAACGTTCTGTATACTAGTCATTTTCTCTTGTAAAAATGGCAATAGATTACAGAAAGAGATTTTTGTCAGTTTTGGCAGCTTTGAAGTGGGGTTATTTGCAAGTAAAGTGGTCAATAGTAATTGTATTAAGCGAGTTCAATTATTTGTCTGCCTTTTAAGAAGCTGTGCGGTTATTCAAGTACCAATTTGCTTTAGTTACGAATTACAGTGCCTTTTATAAGCAGGAGAGTCATGTCCAGGGTAACGTCAACAAATTTGCAACAATATCTTACAAATAGTcacatttttaacaaaataatattccGTAGTGTCTTTTTTCCCAATAAAAGCTGAAGAATGCCAAGTTTGTCCAAGtagtctttttaatttttatttatctatcACCTGCGCTGCATTTAAAACTTTCCTAAAAGGACCTTAAAATACTAtttaggggagggggtgggtcacgtAATTCAGCAGTATCTTTTCGACCAAACCCTTCAGCCAAGGTCATCTTTTGAATCATTTACGGGGGTAAAGACACTCATTCgataaaacaaaacttgttCTTTCACTACCACAGCGACGTATAAACACCACAATTTCTTTCCAAACTAACCCTTTTCCAATGATAATGATTGAATGGAATTTTCGCGCCATTTTTCATCCGACCAGAATATAGTGATTCGCATTCTCGAGCCCAGTGCACTACGCGTAAATGAACGACTTGGTTCACGCgttttcacgcaattttttctCGCGCTTTTCGTCAGCTGCGGGGCTAGAGTCctgatttctgattggctgactTGAGTTTCTTAAATAACTTGAGAAACCGTCGGGGGTTCTGATTCGTCGAGAACCAAGCAGTTGTTCATTAGATCGGTTTAGTCTTAAATAAAAACtagaaaactttattttttcttgaagtgGTATATTTCATTAAAGCAATGTTCAACTTTTGATTCACAAGCTTTTCGCTTGTTCTTGGATTACCGTATCGCACAACACCGGTAAACTAATAGATTGTTCGGTGTTGAGTGGGGGTTGAGAAAAGCACATGACGAGGATTGTCATCTCTTTTTCTTGACCTCGGACGCGCCCCTAACAGTTCAGCTCCAGGAAAATTGACCTATATTCAACGACCTGAGGAAGCTGGAATAACCACGATGAAGTGAAAGAACGCAATTTCACAGTGACGTTTTAGGTGACTGAGACACTCTTTAAATTGTTTGTTGCATTACAAAAACCTTGACGAAAATCTTGGCTACAATCCCGTGGAGTTAGACTTAACATTGTAGTCACGGCTATTACAGTGCATATTTTTTGTCCAACCTGAGGGTTGCGGGAATCGTGTGATACATTCATCCCTTAACTCGAGATCGTAAACACAGTGCTTTTTCAGATGTGGTTCTACGTGAAGACCCAAAAATCCTGCAGTTAGTTGACCCAAACCGTTGCCGATGGTCAGTAATCCTAAAGCAAATTCTCTCTCCTTTGGGTCATCAGTGACGTCAGACACTGTGTGAGCTGAGTTTAAGTACATTGAGCCTGCTACAAACCCCTCAGTTACGCAGAGAATAAGAATTATAGAAACGTACGGAACAAAACGGAACCACGATgcgaaaaggaagaaaacaagatGAGCTATTTCTACCAGCGCTAATATCCAGGTTTTCCTGACGCGCACATAAGGGATCACTTTTGAACAGGTGCAGGAGAGGAGGAAAATATGGAACCTGCCAAGGAACTTGCCCACGTGATAACACACGATGTAATATTGATAATGATCCCTCGGGCTGAAAGACGAGTCGGAAAAGGCAAGCGTGGTAATGACACCCTGATTTGATAGATATTCAGCAAAGTAGGTGAGGAACAAGAAAGTTATGTAGGGTAAAATGCGCTTGGCAACTAACAACTTTTCTTTCCAAGTTAACTCATTTCTAGGGGCGGAGTCCGAATCGTCTGTGTCAGAAGAAGTCGGCAGTTTGTTATATTTAACACCTCCGCTTTCTTTCTCGTTTACATTTATACTGTGCTGTTTTTTCTCTAAGCAAGCGTACAGGAATAACACAAGGAAGGGCCAGGGGAAGGTTGTTAGGATTGCTGTTCTTGGTGGAAGACATGCCCAAGTTGTAAGACCTAGGAGAAAATTAGAGCACAGTTATTCAGCAGCTAGCTTAATTTTTAAGGAAAGGTAAAACGGGTGACAAAAACGCTCAACTTGTTTTAATAGCAACATTGCTTTGAAACAAGTTGAAAATTGACGTTGCGCATCTTATCACCCACGTTCAAACTTGTCTTGcaactaacctgagatcaggcccaattttagcggttctcatacattctctctaacggccaGCGCTAAAATTGGACCTGATCCAAgtgctcgttacggccagattttggccgtaacgctgattggctgttagaacaatgtcacaagatctgattgcctgcggaaacgccggaagttgaTAGCGCGAGGCTCACTGTGAAAGAACCTaaatcgccaactgtgaagtattagacgaaaaatatcgcatagctgttcaaggaattttcagtgtTGGTATTACTATAAAAGCTGGTGGGTTAAGGTAACAGACtggttgtttgccttcgctttttgtaaaaaatataccaggaaaactggtgtccacgctcgttggctgtttgattttgtttttaaaggtttATGTACTACAAATCGGGGgaaattgccgaggaaaatattaaggcaacagaaaaaaagaattttcagtattttaaattcgagcgggcctagccaaaataataaaactagtagaacatcgtgtcgccgtcttttcgaaaacgttttaccttctacgctaacagaaataaccttcgagatctcccttaatctcgcaagaagttaaatgtgattgtgctgactgttttatttttagatgaaaaaattaacagataaaagctatttttttaagtcagccaGTCTGCTTTTTTCCCATGCGTGAAAAATTTg from Porites lutea chromosome 6, jaPorLute2.1, whole genome shotgun sequence includes the following:
- the LOC140942322 gene encoding uncharacterized protein; the encoded protein is MENTEDKSPVAKEKARNIICFFALGVLSLIYDEIWVTAAEDVLSGSKIATTNVIIAIALPVLAVKISAPWFIQKCSYLYKSGIAVFLLFAGLIVIVSAESVRLRLFGISIIESGVSFGEITFLALTAAYEDVTVSAFVAGIGVSSLLGPLYYTGLTTWACLPPRTAILTTFPWPFLVLFLYACLEKKQHSINVNEKESGGVKYNKLPTSSDTDDSDSAPRNELTWKEKLLVAKRILPYITFLFLTYFAEYLSNQGVITTLAFSDSSFSPRDHYQYYIVCYHVGKFLGRFHIFLLSCTCSKVIPYVRVRKTWILALVEIAHLVFFLFASWFRFVPYVSIILILCVTEGFVAGSMYLNSAHTVSDVTDDPKEREFALGLLTIGNGLGQLTAGFLGLHVEPHLKKHCVYDLELRDECITRFPQPSGWTKNMHCNSRDYNVKSNSTGL